CGGGGGCGCTGGTCACTGCGCTGGGGTTGCGACCGACGAAGACGAAGACGAAGACGAAGAAGGGGAAGGGGACGGGGACGGGGACGGGGAAGGGGACGAAGCGGAATCGCCGGCCGAAGGCTGCGACTGCCGCTGGGGCTGTGGCTGCGCCGCCAGCTGGGCCGCAGCGGTCTGCGCCTGCGCCCTCGTCCGCCGCACCGTCCGGAACGCGTCCCACGTCAGCAGGGTGAGCGCCAGCCACACCAGGGCGAATCCGGCCCACCGCTCCGGCGGCATCTCCTCGTGGAAGTACAGGATGCCGAGGATGAACTGGAAGACCGGCGCCAGATACTGCAGCAGGCCCAGCGTGGACAGCGGCACCCGGATCGCCGCCGCCCCGAACAGGACGAGCGGTATGGCCGTGACGACACCGGTCGCGGCCAGCAGTGCCGTATGCCCGGCGCCCTCGGAGGCGAACGTCGCATCGCCCTGCGCGCCCAGCCACAGCAGATAGCCGAGCGCGGGCACGAACAGCACGGCGGTCTCGGCGGTGAGCGACTCCAGGCCGCCCATGTTGACCTTCTTCTTCAC
This sequence is a window from Streptomyces sp. NBC_01217. Protein-coding genes within it:
- the rarD gene encoding EamA family transporter RarD, translated to MKGTNEQRAGLLSGIGAYGLWGAVPLFWPLLKPAGAIEILAHRMVWSLGVVGIALLVLRRWSWIGELIRQPKKLGLISVAAAVITVNWGLYIWSVNNGHVVEASLGYFINPLVTIAMGVLLLGERLRPVQWVAVGTGVAAVLVLAIGYGRPPWISLTLAFSFATYGLVKKKVNMGGLESLTAETAVLFVPALGYLLWLGAQGDATFASEGAGHTALLAATGVVTAIPLVLFGAAAIRVPLSTLGLLQYLAPVFQFILGILYFHEEMPPERWAGFALVWLALTLLTWDAFRTVRRTRAQAQTAAAQLAAQPQPQRQSQPSAGDSASSPSPSPSPSPSPSSSSSSSSSVATPAQ